The Pongo pygmaeus isolate AG05252 chromosome 11, NHGRI_mPonPyg2-v2.0_pri, whole genome shotgun sequence genome includes a region encoding these proteins:
- the EN1 gene encoding homeobox protein engrailed-1 gives MEEQQPEPKSQRDSGLGAAAAAATPGGLSLSLSPGASGSSGSDGDSVPVSPQPAPPSPPAAPCLPPLAHHPHLPPHPPPPPPQHLAAPAHQPQPAAQLHRTTNFFIDNILRPDFGCKKEQPPPQLLVAAAARGGAGGGGRVERDRGQTAAGRDPVHPLGTRAPGAASLLCAPDANCGPPDGSQPAAAGAGASKAGNPAAAAAAAAAAAAAAVAAAAAAAAAKPSDSGGGGSGGGAGSPGTQGTKYPEHGNPAILLMGSANGGPVVKTDSQQPLVWPAWVYCTRYSDRPSSGPRTRKLKKKKNEKEDKRPRTAFTAEQLQRLKAEFQANRYITEQRRQTLAQELSLNESQIKIWFQNKRAKIKKATGIKNGLALHLMAQGLYNHSTTTVQDKDESE, from the exons ATGGAAGAACAGCAGCCGGAACCTAAAAGTCAGCGCGACTCGGGCCtcggcgcggcggcggcggcggcgactccGGGCGGCCTCAGCCTGAGCCTTAGTCCGGGCGCCAGCGGCAGCAGCGGCAGCGATGGAGACAGCGTGCCGGTGTCCCCGCAGCCTGCGCCCCCCTCGCCGCCCGCGGCGCCTTGCCTGCCGCCCCTGGCCCACCACCCGCACCTCCCCCCacaccccccgcccccgccgcctcAGCATCTCGCGGCGCCTGCTCACCAGCCGCAGCCAGCGGCCCAGCTGCACCGCACCACCAACTTTTTCATCGACAACATCCTGAGGCCGGACTTCGGCTGCAAAAAGGAGCAGCCGCCACcgcagcttctggtggctgcggCGGCCAGAGGAGGCGCAGGAGGAGGAGGCCGGGTCGAGCGTGACAGAGGCCAGACTGCCGCAGGTAGAGACCCTGTCCACCCGTTGGGCACCCGGGCGCCAGGCGCTGCCTCGCTCCTGTGCGCCCCGGACGCGAACTGTGGCCCACCCGACGGCTCCCAGCCAGCCGCCGCCGGCGCGGGCGCGTCTAAAGCTGGGAACCcggctgcggcggcggcggcggcggcggcagcggccgCGGCGGCAGtggcagcagcggcggcggccGCAGCAGCCAAGCCCTCGGACAGCGGTGGCGGCGGCAGTGGAGGCGGCGCGGGGAGCCCCGGAACGCAGGGCACCAAATATCCGGAGCACGGCAACCCGGCAATCCTACTTATGGGCTCAGCCAACGGCGGGCCCGTGGTCAAAACTGACTCGCAGCAGCCTCTCGTATGGCCCGCCTGGGTGTACTGCACACGTTATTCGGATCGTCCGTCCTCCG GTCCGCGCACCAGGAagctgaagaagaagaagaacgaGAAGGAGGACAAGCGGCCGCGGACGGCGTTCACGGCCGAGCAGCTGCAGAGACTCAAGGCGGAGTTCCAGGCAAATCGCTACATCACGGAGCAGCGGCGGCAGACCCTGGCCCAGGAGCTCAGCCTCAACGAGTCCCAGATCAAGATCTGGTTCCAGAACAAGCGCGCCAAGATCAAGAAAGCCACAGGCATTAAGAACGGCTTGGCGCTGCACCTCATGGCCCAGGGACTGTACAACCACTCCACCACCACGGTCCAGGACAAAGACGAGAGCGAGTAG
- the LOC129031908 gene encoding uncharacterized protein LOC129031908, whose product MRVTTQCRLRKLGLGAARPGSNQEGGEGWTARLKRPDFVLLRLVLSGYTRRALLHTHRGQPKPSLARPAGSSPCQSLARSEPPESEGSGACLLGAGWGGPARKGLPTELSCTRGDRIVVQSDKSSVGLGTAMTGHQEGNQVCAGVPSGALAADVPAGSARLLPQEEVAAACRVALERLGPPLRLLTSFSPGPRLFSFFRPRLPHLLGSPWESYLRAPRSWELTHQS is encoded by the exons ATGAGAGTAACCACGCAATGTCGGCTGCGCAAACTGGGCCTCGGAGCGGCCAGGCCGGGGTCAAACCAGGAAGGGGGGGAGGGGTGGACAGCAAGGCTAAAGAGACCTGACTTTGTGTTGCTTCGACTTGTCCTGAGTGGTTACACGAGGCGCGCGCTCTTGCACACACACCGCGGGCAGCCCAAACCCTCGCTGGCTCGTCCCGCCGGCTCCTCGCCCTGCCAGTCCTTAGCCCGCTCTGAGCCACCGGAGTCAGAGGGCTCGGGCGCCTGCCTTCTTGGTGCGGGCTGGGGAGGACCTGCTCGCAAAGGGCTGCCAACTGAACTTTCCTGCACTAG GGGTGACCGCATTGTGGTGCAAAGTGACAAGTCGAGTGTTGGCTTGGGGACTGCGAT GACCGGCCACCAGGAAGGGAACCAGGTATGCGCTGGGGTCCCGAGCGGCGCCCTGGCAGCGGACGTTCCCGCAGGTAGTGCGCGACTCTTGCCCCAGGAAGAAGTCGCTGCTGCCTGCAGGGTGGCCTTGGAGAGGCTCGGGCCTCCATTGAGACTGCTCACTTCCTTTTCTCCGGGACCACGGCTCTTCAGCTTTTTCCGCCCTAGGCTCCCCCACCTCCTCGGTTCCCCATGGGAGAGTTATTTGAGGGCTCCCCGGAGTTGGGAGTTGACCCACCAATCCTAG